The following nucleotide sequence is from Manis pentadactyla isolate mManPen7 chromosome 13, mManPen7.hap1, whole genome shotgun sequence.
TCAGCCTCAGCGGTCAGTGGCTGATGAACTTCGTGCCATGTCTAGAAATACAGCCACCAAAACTGCAAGTGAAGGAGGACTGGTGAAAAGCAACAGCGTTCCCTGCAGCACTAAGGCTGACAGCACGTCAGATGTCAAACGAGGTGCTCCAAAGAGGCAATCGGATCCAAGCATAAGGACTCAGGTCTACCAAGacctagaggaaaagcttcccacCAAAAACAAATTGGAAACCAGGTCTGTACCTTCCTTGGTTAGTATACCGGCTACTTCTACTGCAAAACCCCAAAGCACTACATCTATAAGCAATGGCCTTCCACCTGGAGCTCATTTCCCACCTCAGGATCAAAGACCACAGGGACAATACCCTCCAGTGATGGTGGCAACCAAAAATCATGGAACCCCAATGCCTTACGAACAGTATCCACAATGCGACTCACCTGTTGACATTGGGTGTTATTCCATGCTGAATGCATACTCAAATCTGAGTATCTCAGGCCCACGAAGTCCTGAAAGGCGTTTCTCCTTAGACACAGACTACAGGATAAGTTCTGTAGCTTCTGACTGCAGCAGTGAAGGGAGCCTGAGCTGTGGGAGCAGTGACTCATATGTGGGGTACAATGACCGGTCCTACGTCAGTTCTCCTGACCCACAACTAGAAGAGAATTTGAAGTGTCAACACATGCACCCTCATAGCCGCCTTAATTCCCAACCCTTCCTGCAGAATTTCCATGACCCCTTAACCAGAGTGCAGAGTTACAGTCATGAAGAACCAAAGTACCATCACAAGCCTCCTCTCCCACATCTGGCTGTGCATCTGCAGCACGCAACCGTGGGGGCCCGCTCCAGCTGTCCTGGTGATTACCCCTCTCCTCCGAGCTCAGCACGTGCTCAGGCACCGCGCCTCGGGCGGTCCTTAGTGACCACAAGAATAGACAGCATTTCTGACTCTCGGCTGTATGACAGTTCCCCTTCAAGACAAAGAAAGCCTTGCTCCCACCAGGAAGGACTGGGAAGCTGGGATAGGCAGAGTTACGGGGTGGATGCCTATGGCTACCGACAAACTTACTCCCTGCCTGACAGCTCCACACAGCCGTGCTATGAGCAGTTCACCTTCCAGAGCCTTCCCGAGCAGCGAGAGCCCGCGTGGCGCATACCGTTCTGCAGAGTGCCGCAGGATCCCCCACGGTATCAGGACAACCGTGAGAAGATTTACATCAACTTGTGCAACATCTTCCCACCTGACCTTGTGAGAATTGTCATGAAAAGGAACCCTCACGTAACAGATGCCCAGCAGCTAGCTGCAGCCATTTTAGTGGAGAAAGCACAGTTGGGCTATTGAGAGGTGATGCATCTTTGTGGTGTTTAGTAGTTTTTGTTCAGCTCAAATGCTGAGGGAGGTTTGCTACAGTAGCACATGTGATCTCCTTCTCAGCAGGGAGGTTATATAGTATCCATTTATGTGAGATCCTGTATCATGGAACTTGTATGCATAGCCCCACAGTGGAAGTATCATGGGATTGCTTTACtttcaaaccttttttttttaacatttcctttttaaagctaTATCCCTGGCTGGAAATTTTTCCAGTTTGATTTATTAGATGTATCTGTGATCTTTGATATTAATCTTTTGGTGCATCAGGGGTTTATATGCAGCACTTTTTATCCTTGTTTCATGTTTTATTAACTTAGTGTTTGTCTATCAAATAAGAGCAATTACAATACCTTTAGAATGTTGAACATTGGGCTAGACCTAGCAAACTATTTTTTCAAGCCAGGCTTAATTGGAATCTTTTACagctttttaagttatttttatttgggGAAAGTGGGCTTCTTTGTGCTATAATCATTATTTATAGAAACAAAGATATACTACAGCACTgactttatattttaaacaaaatgtaaGTTACCAGTTTATGTTGAAATGGGTAACACTATATATTAGAATGATTTACAATATGGcacttttcattgttttattttttttctgttaagtaaTTTAATGTGGTCAAATTAGAGGAAAGCAGATGCaatcaatggaaaaaaatatttccattttttttttatgaataaGGCAAAAGCCGTAATTGTTCCAGTTTAGAGCTTTGTTATCCAGCTATGATGTGCTTTTAGGCAATAGAAAGGGAATTGAATTCCTAGATTTCCATTAACctatatttttaatgtgttttgtctttttgtttgggGGTGCGACAATACTGGATAAAATAACCCTTTCCCAGTATTTGCCTGTTTTTAATGAATCTAACTATTCTTAATGaaacttttatatttaatatactcTTTAGCTTTCCTGCTATTTATCAAGACTGGCCTGAGGTGGTTTTACGTGTTAAGGATATGCAACGTGTATTGTTAATGCACTATAGAAATGGTGATGAAGGAAGTTGTAAATggtaacttaaaatttttgtaagatactgtatattttccattttcctgaaGGTAGTTTTTTGAGGGTCTGTTATATTATTAAGGCCAGATTCTTGCCACAAATAGTGTAGTTTTAGATACAGACTAAAGTCTGTTCTAGTATTAGTAAGGGATATTTCTGGTTTCAAAGTCATGGGTTTTGCTAGACACGATTCATTTTGCTAGTTAGAAGGTAGATACTGCAGCCAGTGGCAGACAGTTGTGTGACTGAAATGAACTTCACTGTTGCCTCCAGTTTTTGAGTTGTACTTAGTGTAACAGACTCATTCTGAGATGTTTCTGTAGTCTGCCTAGATGCCCTGGTTATTCCGATTATTCTAAATGCTGCAGTTTGAAGTAAAGCCCTGAAAAAACCAGAAAGTACCTTTTACTGTTGATACAAATTGTATCTTTTTAACTATAAGGACTATTTTGATTTGTAGATCTAGTTAAAACACAAACGTGTATAACTATGATTAGACTTTTGGGCACCATTTTATCCcttatttaaatacaaatttttaaagttGAGGTCTAGCATAGGGTAGAAAGTAAAAGTAACAATTTAAGTAAATAAAAGTGTCTGTCTTAGTTTtatataatacattaaaatatattaaataaatttattggcattttctttctcctaaaaCTTATCTAGTGTGAACttaaaataaaggtaaaatgCTGCCTGAAAATAATGTCCAAGCACCTTTGACTAGGATAACATTTTCACTACTTGTGTGACACTGTGTGTTGCACGAAGTAGGATTTGGGTATTACAGTAAATGCTTCTAAAAGGCATTGTGCATATTGACATATCCAATAATCTGAACCGTGTTCAGCAAACTTAATTCAGGAAAGTGGTGTTGTACACAATTACTGCCGTTGTTTCTGAGGTGAATGTGGCACTCATCTGCACTCAGAAGCAATGCGGGTGCTGCCGCGCAGACCGTTCCGAGTGGTGTCTGAGGGCAGCCCTGCCACTCACTTGTGAAACTGTTCCCCTTGATTTTGTGGGTCACTCTCTGTAGAACAAGTTTAAATGTAGAGGCTAAATCAGTGCCAAATATAGGGTTACAAATGTGTAGTACCTTTTTAGTCATagtctaaaactttttttttagtatggagtctttttaaattgtacatgtaggttttgtttctgttttcttaattttagtgTTTTAATTGTTTGAAGATTCTGCCAAACttactatatttatttaaatgagaTCTTAGGTGAAATGTTAATCACACCTTTAATTTGACCTCCTAATTAATGCTTTTAGCTATTTGTCATTGCTTCATGGATTGTAAAACTGGAACAGTAGTGTCGCTTGCAGCAGCCACCTGTCCTGAAGTCAATAGCTCTGAGCTATCACACTGAAATCCTTCAGTATAATTGTTTAGTTAGGAAACAGCAGTTTTCCTATCTCAAAAGgacaatttatcttttttaaatattatttcagagCTTTAGAATGAGATATTCGACACTTTAGAAACAGCAAACTCTTAATTATTAAAAAAGCAATAAGTAAAAGGGTCCATCATTAAATTAAGTCCATAGCTGATCCCAAACCTTTATTTTAGCCAAAACTTTCACCTTAGTCATATCTTTTACCAGACTTGCTAATAAATAACCAGAATGATCTGTGTTATTAAGTTGTGAAGCTGCCAAAAGTGGTCAACTGATAAAAAGACTCTGATCGGAATATCCTGCCCCTGAATAACTGACAGCTGACTGTACATGACATTGTAGTTTGCCCAGTTCGTCGCCTCTGTGTCAGTGCAGAGGGAATAGTATCCACTGAGCCAAATACTGGCCATTAGTATTTCCTCCTTTCTTGCATGTGATATGTAAGTTTGCAGTCTCCTTTTTATGATCTCTGTATCCTGAGAGAGTTTGTCATTGACCTAAGTATTTGAAAGAAATGCACACCAGTATAAAATACTGGTATTGGTAGAAACTTgaactttttgtttttatgaaaatcCATTCATAAGAATATGTAATATAACTAAGAAGAatgtttttatgtgtgtgtgtatgttttatatacacacacacatgcgtacATATTTGTTATGAAGTATTAAAAATAGAAGGTGTTACACTTTTGATAGCTAACTTTTCCTCAACTGGACTGTGTTTCTTTGAGTGAAGGATGACCAAGTCTGGAGTCTGACCAATGATAAGATTAAGAACCACTTGAATGGAAAGTAATTCTTCACTAGTTTTATTcttggtatttttaaataattattttgataattttagtagaatgtgtaattttaaaatacacacagaatacCTTAAAGT
It contains:
- the ZC3H12C gene encoding probable ribonuclease ZC3H12C isoform X1; protein product: MKVHPGTTDIVSTKECGVLCIQDYRKNSQVEPSTLNSFMGLKGHLGHDRGHLSVESTDPHFSTSAPWSMIEKPAMDKVNSEKDEKEVSEDNVSCSDSEESPNSDNESEQLGSFSVEPCLLTKTHRQLCRSPCLEPHILKHSESLQDFKPEESQATSTEVKKPPDVVREYQTKLEFALKLGYSEEQIQLVLNKLGTDALINDILGELVKLGNKSETEQTVSTINGIMRETSSLESQRSESPMQETVTDDGENMRPIVIDGSNVAMSHGNKEVFSCRGIKLAVDWFLERGHKDVTVFVPAWRKEQSRPDALITDQEILRKLEKEKILVFTPSRRVQGRRVVCYDDRFIVKLAFESDGIIVSNDNYRDLANEKPEWKKFIDERLLMYSFVNDKFMPPDDPLGRHGPSLDNFLRKKPIVPEHKKQPCPYGKKCTYGHKCKYYHPERGSQPQRSVADELRAMSRNTATKTASEGGLVKSNSVPCSTKADSTSDVKRGAPKRQSDPSIRTQVYQDLEEKLPTKNKLETRSVPSLVSIPATSTAKPQSTTSISNGLPPGAHFPPQDQRPQGQYPPVMVATKNHGTPMPYEQYPQCDSPVDIGCYSMLNAYSNLSISGPRSPERRFSLDTDYRISSVASDCSSEGSLSCGSSDSYVGYNDRSYVSSPDPQLEENLKCQHMHPHSRLNSQPFLQNFHDPLTRVQSYSHEEPKYHHKPPLPHLAVHLQHATVGARSSCPGDYPSPPSSARAQAPRLGRSLVTTRIDSISDSRLYDSSPSRQRKPCSHQEGLGSWDRQSYGVDAYGYRQTYSLPDSSTQPCYEQFTFQSLPEQREPAWRIPFCRVPQDPPRYQDNREKIYINLCNIFPPDLVRIVMKRNPHVTDAQQLAAAILVEKAQLGY
- the ZC3H12C gene encoding probable ribonuclease ZC3H12C isoform X2 encodes the protein MAAERRTQECGVLCIQDYRKNSQVEPSTLNSFMGLKGHLGHDRGHLSVESTDPHFSTSAPWSMIEKPAMDKVNSEKDEKEVSEDNVSCSDSEESPNSDNESEQLGSFSVEPCLLTKTHRQLCRSPCLEPHILKHSESLQDFKPEESQATSTEVKKPPDVVREYQTKLEFALKLGYSEEQIQLVLNKLGTDALINDILGELVKLGNKSETEQTVSTINGIMRETSSLESQRSESPMQETVTDDGENMRPIVIDGSNVAMSHGNKEVFSCRGIKLAVDWFLERGHKDVTVFVPAWRKEQSRPDALITDQEILRKLEKEKILVFTPSRRVQGRRVVCYDDRFIVKLAFESDGIIVSNDNYRDLANEKPEWKKFIDERLLMYSFVNDKFMPPDDPLGRHGPSLDNFLRKKPIVPEHKKQPCPYGKKCTYGHKCKYYHPERGSQPQRSVADELRAMSRNTATKTASEGGLVKSNSVPCSTKADSTSDVKRGAPKRQSDPSIRTQVYQDLEEKLPTKNKLETRSVPSLVSIPATSTAKPQSTTSISNGLPPGAHFPPQDQRPQGQYPPVMVATKNHGTPMPYEQYPQCDSPVDIGCYSMLNAYSNLSISGPRSPERRFSLDTDYRISSVASDCSSEGSLSCGSSDSYVGYNDRSYVSSPDPQLEENLKCQHMHPHSRLNSQPFLQNFHDPLTRVQSYSHEEPKYHHKPPLPHLAVHLQHATVGARSSCPGDYPSPPSSARAQAPRLGRSLVTTRIDSISDSRLYDSSPSRQRKPCSHQEGLGSWDRQSYGVDAYGYRQTYSLPDSSTQPCYEQFTFQSLPEQREPAWRIPFCRVPQDPPRYQDNREKIYINLCNIFPPDLVRIVMKRNPHVTDAQQLAAAILVEKAQLGY